Proteins from a genomic interval of Stenotrophomonas sp. 24(2023):
- a CDS encoding alkene reductase: MSTDSDVLFTPTRLGSIALANRIAMAPLTRNRALPDRVPTPLAATYYGQRASAGLLIAEATQISPLGQGYLDTPGIYSAAQVTAWKTITDAVHARGGKIVLQLWHVGRISHTSLLPEGEVPVAPSAIRADSKTFTANGFEDVSAPRALALEEIPALIEDYRQAARNAITAGFDGVEVHAANGYLIDQFLRDGSNHRDDAYGGSIENRTRLLFEVVSAVAEAIGPARTGVRLSPVTPVNDAHDSNPQPLFERAVERLDSIDGLAFIHVIEGATGGDRDNLPFDYAALRARFRGGWIANNGYDKASAAAAVTAGNADVIAFGRPFISNPDLVERLRTDAPLAALDPQTLYGGGEHGYIDYPPLG; the protein is encoded by the coding sequence ATGAGCACCGATTCAGACGTGCTGTTCACCCCGACCCGCTTGGGCAGCATCGCCCTGGCCAACCGCATCGCCATGGCACCGCTGACCCGCAACCGTGCGTTGCCGGACCGCGTGCCCACGCCCCTGGCGGCGACCTACTATGGCCAACGCGCCAGTGCCGGCCTGCTGATTGCCGAAGCCACCCAGATCAGTCCGCTTGGCCAGGGCTACCTGGACACCCCGGGCATCTACAGTGCCGCGCAGGTGACGGCATGGAAGACGATCACCGATGCCGTGCATGCGCGTGGCGGCAAAATCGTCCTGCAGCTGTGGCATGTCGGCCGCATCTCCCATACCAGCCTGCTGCCCGAAGGTGAAGTGCCGGTGGCCCCCAGTGCGATCCGCGCTGACAGCAAGACCTTCACCGCCAACGGCTTCGAGGATGTCTCGGCGCCGCGTGCATTGGCGCTGGAAGAGATTCCCGCGCTGATCGAGGACTACCGCCAGGCCGCGCGCAACGCCATCACCGCTGGTTTTGATGGCGTGGAAGTGCATGCGGCCAACGGCTACCTGATCGACCAGTTCCTGCGTGATGGCAGCAACCACCGCGACGACGCCTATGGTGGCAGCATCGAAAACCGCACGCGCCTGCTGTTCGAGGTGGTCAGCGCGGTTGCCGAAGCGATCGGCCCGGCCCGCACCGGCGTGCGCCTGTCCCCGGTCACGCCGGTCAACGATGCGCATGACAGCAACCCGCAGCCGTTGTTCGAGCGTGCGGTGGAGCGCCTGGACAGCATCGACGGGCTGGCCTTCATCCATGTGATCGAAGGTGCCACCGGCGGCGACCGCGACAACCTGCCCTTCGACTATGCGGCATTGCGCGCGCGCTTCCGCGGTGGCTGGATCGCCAACAACGGCTACGACAAGGCCAGTGCGGCGGCGGCGGTCACCGCCGGCAACGCCGATGTGATCGCCTTCGGCCGGCCCTTCATCTCCAACCCGGACCTGGTCGAGCGCCTGCGCACGGATGCCCCGCTGGCCGCGCTCGACCCGCAGACCCTGTATGGCGGCGGCGAGCACGGCTACATCGATTACCCTCCCCTGGGCTGA
- a CDS encoding MFS transporter, giving the protein MPSLRLRHEAIFLLVFALDLVNMFIATVAYPALAADLHADIGTLAWVGTAYMLGLSVVIPLAPWLAARCGECRLLLVALLLFAVAAVLAGAAPGIGWLLGWRLLQGLAGGLLIPVAQAAAYRQCTPDQRGALTRRILLVALLVALLVPALAPALGGLLVQWLSWRGVLWASLPLAVVATGLVLAWMPADGTRDAPRLQAYALSTAMLALGALLLALTWLGESGHRSAGAVLLLVALLLAVAHLRDVRRQAQPLLRWSLLSHRGLRLAMLVYLAVPGVFIGSQLVSTLQLHQAGYSAARIGALMLPWALASAMAIAASKRLLARFGPATVLRTGMLLQASGLLSMALLPQPVFALAGLLFALMGAGGSLCSSTAQTLAFHGVEGEALGDASALWNLNRQLSFCLGTAAIALLLALAVHWLPTRATGVALGLAAVLTLLPMVLLRSSQPLTLPRPENA; this is encoded by the coding sequence ATGCCATCCCTCCGCCTGCGTCATGAGGCGATCTTCCTGCTGGTGTTCGCCTTGGACCTGGTCAACATGTTCATCGCCACGGTCGCCTATCCGGCGCTGGCGGCGGACCTGCACGCCGACATCGGCACTCTGGCCTGGGTCGGCACTGCCTACATGCTGGGCCTGAGCGTGGTGATTCCGCTGGCGCCGTGGCTGGCCGCGCGCTGCGGCGAGTGTCGCCTGCTGCTGGTTGCGTTGCTGTTGTTCGCGGTCGCCGCCGTGCTGGCAGGCGCCGCGCCGGGTATCGGCTGGCTGCTGGGCTGGCGCTTGCTGCAGGGCCTGGCCGGTGGCCTGCTGATCCCTGTCGCGCAGGCGGCGGCCTACCGTCAGTGCACGCCCGACCAGCGGGGGGCACTGACCCGGCGCATCCTGCTGGTGGCGCTGCTGGTGGCGCTGCTGGTGCCGGCCCTGGCGCCTGCGCTGGGCGGCCTGCTGGTGCAATGGTTGTCCTGGCGCGGCGTGCTCTGGGCCAGCCTGCCACTGGCGGTGGTGGCGACGGGGCTGGTGCTGGCCTGGATGCCTGCCGATGGCACGCGTGATGCGCCACGCCTGCAGGCCTATGCGCTGTCCACCGCGATGCTTGCACTGGGCGCGCTGCTGCTGGCGTTGACCTGGCTGGGCGAATCCGGCCATCGCAGCGCGGGCGCTGTGTTGCTGCTGGTCGCGCTGCTGCTGGCGGTTGCGCACCTGCGGGACGTGCGCCGCCAGGCGCAACCGTTGCTGCGCTGGTCGCTGCTGTCCCATCGGGGCCTGCGCCTGGCGATGCTGGTGTATCTGGCGGTGCCGGGCGTGTTCATCGGCAGCCAGCTGGTCAGCACCCTGCAGTTGCACCAGGCCGGTTACAGCGCGGCCCGCATCGGCGCGCTGATGCTGCCTTGGGCGCTGGCGTCGGCAATGGCGATTGCCGCCAGCAAACGCCTGCTGGCCCGCTTCGGCCCGGCCACGGTGCTGCGCACCGGCATGCTGCTGCAGGCCAGCGGCCTGCTGTCGATGGCACTGCTGCCGCAGCCGGTATTTGCGCTGGCCGGGCTGTTGTTCGCGCTGATGGGGGCGGGCGGCAGCCTGTGCAGCAGTACCGCACAGACGTTGGCCTTCCATGGCGTCGAGGGCGAAGCACTGGGCGACGCCAGCGCACTGTGGAACCTCAACCGCCAGCTCAGTTTCTGCCTCGGCACGGCTGCGATTGCGCTGCTGCTGGCGCTGGCGGTGCACTGGCTGCCGACCCGGGCCACGGGTGTGGCGCTGGGCCTGGCGGCGGTACTTACCCTGCTGCCGATGGTGCTGTTGCGCTCATCGCAGCCCCTCACCCTTCCGCGACCGGAGAATGCTTGA
- the lldD gene encoding FMN-dependent L-lactate dehydrogenase LldD yields the protein MIISASTDYRAAAERRLPPFLFHYIDGGAYAEHTLKRNVSDLADIALRQRVLRNMADLSLDTELFGQTLALPVALGPVGLTGMYARRGEVQAARAADSRGIPFTLSTVSVCPIEEVAPAITRPMWFQLYVLRDRGFMRNALERAQAAGVSTLVFTVDMPVPGARYRDAHSGMSGPNAAVRRLLQAITHPRWAWDVGLFGRPHDLGNISTYRGHPTGLEDYIGWLGSNFDPSISWKDLEWIREFWKGPMVIKGILDPDDARDAVSFGADGIVVSNHGGRQLDGVLSTARALPAIADAVRGELKILVDSGIRTGLDVVRMLALGADTVLLGRAFIYALAAQGEAGVANLLDLIAREMRVAMTLTGARRIADIGRDSLASLP from the coding sequence ATGATCATCTCCGCTTCCACCGACTACCGCGCCGCCGCCGAACGTCGCCTGCCGCCGTTCCTGTTCCACTACATCGATGGCGGCGCGTATGCCGAGCACACGCTCAAGCGCAACGTATCGGACCTGGCTGATATCGCCCTGCGCCAACGCGTGCTGCGCAACATGGCCGACCTGAGCCTGGACACCGAACTGTTCGGCCAGACCCTGGCACTGCCGGTCGCGCTGGGGCCGGTCGGCCTGACCGGCATGTATGCGCGCCGGGGCGAGGTACAGGCCGCGCGTGCCGCCGACAGCCGCGGCATTCCTTTTACCCTGTCCACCGTGTCGGTCTGCCCGATCGAGGAGGTCGCGCCAGCCATCACGCGGCCGATGTGGTTCCAGCTGTACGTGCTGCGTGACCGCGGCTTCATGCGCAATGCGCTGGAACGGGCGCAGGCGGCCGGGGTATCCACCCTGGTGTTCACCGTGGACATGCCGGTGCCGGGTGCCCGTTACCGTGACGCGCATTCGGGCATGAGCGGCCCCAACGCGGCAGTGCGACGGCTGCTGCAGGCCATCACCCATCCCCGCTGGGCCTGGGATGTCGGCCTGTTCGGCCGCCCGCACGATCTGGGCAACATCTCCACCTACCGCGGTCATCCGACCGGGCTGGAGGACTATATCGGCTGGCTGGGCAGCAACTTCGATCCGTCCATTTCCTGGAAAGACCTGGAGTGGATCCGTGAATTCTGGAAGGGCCCGATGGTAATCAAGGGCATCCTCGACCCGGACGACGCACGCGATGCCGTCAGCTTCGGTGCCGATGGCATCGTGGTCTCCAACCACGGTGGCCGCCAGCTCGATGGCGTGCTGTCCACCGCCCGCGCGCTGCCGGCCATTGCCGATGCGGTGCGGGGCGAGCTGAAGATTCTCGTCGATTCGGGCATCCGCACCGGCCTGGATGTGGTGCGCATGCTGGCGCTGGGCGCCGACACCGTGCTGCTCGGCCGTGCCTTCATCTATGCGCTGGCCGCGCAGGGGGAAGCGGGCGTGGCCAACCTGCTGGACCTGATCGCCAGGGAAATGCGCGTGGCGATGACGCTGACCGGTGCGCGCCGCATCGCCGACATCGGCCGCGATTCGCTGGCCAGCCTGCCATGA
- a CDS encoding MgtC/SapB family protein, which translates to MELTQDVSILLRVAAAMLFGGVLGIEREMGKHAAGLRTHMLIAGAAALIVGLGDSVAEHFQQERYRDLLQVDPVRLIEAVVACVGFVAAGTILRGSREDQVSGLTTASSLVMAAAIGIAVGIGKYVIALGVSVLCVLVLAAIRRVEKRL; encoded by the coding sequence ATGGAACTCACCCAGGATGTCTCGATCCTGCTGCGCGTGGCGGCTGCCATGCTGTTCGGCGGCGTGCTCGGTATCGAGCGTGAGATGGGCAAGCATGCCGCAGGCCTGCGCACGCACATGCTGATTGCCGGCGCGGCGGCGCTGATCGTCGGCCTCGGCGATTCGGTGGCCGAGCATTTCCAGCAGGAGCGCTACCGCGACCTGCTGCAGGTCGATCCGGTGCGCCTGATCGAGGCGGTGGTGGCGTGTGTGGGCTTCGTTGCCGCCGGTACCATCCTGCGTGGTTCGCGCGAGGACCAGGTCAGCGGCCTGACCACCGCCAGTTCGCTGGTGATGGCCGCAGCGATCGGCATCGCCGTGGGCATCGGCAAGTATGTGATCGCCCTGGGGGTAAGTGTGCTGTGCGTACTGGTGCTGGCGGCCATCAGGCGGGTCGAGAAGCGGCTGTAG
- a CDS encoding CocE/NonD family hydrolase: MRVRAVALAIALTLSGPLFAADTPPMTPDISGKPFVAPDIGRDYDKRVVMVPMRDGTKLYTVIVVPKGARNAPILLTRTPYDAASRAARTDSPRMRDLLPQGDEVFVDGGYIRVFQDIRGKYGSEGDYVMTRPLRGPLNTTQVDHATDAWDTIDWLVKHVPESNGKVGMLGSSYEGFTVVMALTNPHPALKVAAPQSPMVDGWMGDDWLNYGAFRQVNFNYFAMQTEKRGKGTPLPSLGYDDYSTFLRIGSAGDYARFTGVDQLTWWKKLVQHPAYDAFWQGQALDAEMAKTPLKVPTMWLQGLWDQEDMWGANHAYHAMEGRDTGNTLNYLVMGPWRHSQVNYDGAQLGALKFDGDTALQFRRDVLKPFFDQYLVDGAPKADTPPVLIYNTGENHWDRLQGWPRSCDKGCTASSKPLYLRAGGKLAFQAPAAGEGDYEEYVSDPAKPVPFVPRPVRFADRDMWTTWLVKDQRFVDGRPDVLTFITEPLTAPLRIGGAPVVHLQASTSGTDSDWVVKLIDVYPDQEASTPEMGGYELPVSLAIFRGRYRESFSDPRPLAANQVLPYRFDLPNANHTFQKGHRVMVQVQSSLFPLYDRNPQTYVPNIYLAKPGDYQKATQRVWHSAAQASYIDLPVY; the protein is encoded by the coding sequence ATGCGTGTGCGTGCCGTTGCCCTTGCGATCGCCCTGACCCTGTCCGGCCCACTGTTCGCTGCCGATACCCCGCCGATGACGCCGGACATCAGTGGCAAGCCGTTCGTCGCCCCGGACATCGGTCGCGACTACGACAAGCGCGTGGTGATGGTGCCGATGCGCGATGGCACGAAGCTGTACACGGTCATCGTGGTGCCCAAGGGGGCCCGCAATGCCCCCATCCTGCTGACCCGCACGCCGTACGACGCCGCCAGCCGCGCCGCGCGCACCGATTCGCCACGCATGCGCGACCTGCTGCCGCAGGGCGATGAGGTCTTCGTCGATGGGGGCTACATCCGCGTGTTCCAGGACATCCGCGGCAAGTACGGCTCGGAAGGCGATTACGTGATGACCCGGCCGCTGCGCGGGCCGTTGAACACCACCCAGGTCGACCATGCCACCGATGCCTGGGACACCATCGACTGGCTGGTCAAGCATGTGCCGGAAAGCAATGGCAAGGTCGGCATGCTGGGCTCGTCCTACGAGGGCTTCACGGTGGTGATGGCGCTGACCAACCCGCACCCGGCCTTGAAGGTGGCCGCGCCGCAGAGCCCGATGGTCGATGGCTGGATGGGCGATGACTGGCTCAACTACGGCGCCTTCCGCCAGGTCAACTTCAACTACTTCGCCATGCAGACCGAAAAGCGCGGCAAGGGCACACCGCTGCCCAGCCTGGGCTACGACGACTACAGCACCTTCCTGCGCATCGGCTCGGCCGGTGACTACGCCCGTTTCACCGGCGTGGACCAGCTGACCTGGTGGAAGAAGCTGGTGCAGCACCCGGCCTACGATGCGTTCTGGCAGGGCCAGGCGCTGGATGCGGAAATGGCGAAGACACCATTGAAAGTGCCGACCATGTGGCTGCAGGGCCTGTGGGACCAGGAAGACATGTGGGGTGCCAACCATGCCTACCATGCGATGGAAGGCCGCGATACCGGCAACACGCTCAACTACCTGGTGATGGGCCCGTGGCGGCACAGCCAGGTCAACTATGACGGCGCCCAGCTGGGCGCGCTGAAGTTCGATGGCGATACCGCGCTGCAGTTCCGTCGTGATGTGCTCAAGCCGTTCTTCGACCAGTACCTGGTGGACGGTGCGCCCAAGGCCGACACGCCGCCGGTGCTGATCTACAACACCGGCGAAAACCACTGGGACCGCCTGCAGGGCTGGCCACGCAGCTGCGACAAGGGCTGCACCGCCAGCAGCAAGCCGCTGTACCTGCGCGCCGGCGGCAAGCTGGCCTTCCAGGCGCCGGCCGCCGGTGAGGGCGACTACGAGGAATACGTGTCCGACCCGGCCAAGCCGGTGCCGTTCGTGCCGCGCCCGGTGCGCTTCGCCGACCGTGACATGTGGACGACCTGGCTGGTGAAGGATCAGCGCTTCGTCGATGGCCGCCCGGATGTGCTGACCTTCATCACCGAGCCGTTGACCGCGCCGCTGCGCATCGGCGGTGCCCCGGTGGTGCACCTGCAGGCATCGACCAGCGGTACCGACAGTGACTGGGTGGTCAAGCTGATCGATGTCTACCCGGACCAGGAGGCCTCGACGCCGGAGATGGGCGGTTACGAGCTGCCGGTCTCGCTGGCGATCTTCCGTGGCCGCTATCGTGAGAGCTTCAGTGATCCCAGGCCGCTGGCGGCCAACCAGGTGCTGCCATACCGGTTCGACCTGCCCAATGCCAACCACACCTTCCAGAAGGGCCACCGGGTGATGGTGCAGGTGCAGTCCAGCCTGTTCCCGCTGTACGACCGCAATCCGCAGACCTACGTGCCGAACATCTACCTGGCCAAGCCGGGGGATTACCAGAAGGCCACGCAGCGGGTCTGGCACAGCGCCGCGCAGGCCAGCTACATCGACCTGCCGGTGTACTGA
- a CDS encoding DUF4440 domain-containing protein, with protein sequence MEHTAEHEIHVLHDKLQAWFRAEVEADALEDLMAHFCADFSMVGVAGRRLDRLAVQALFVGGHGARPGLCIAIEAVQVVEASAPLAVLRYREGHALATTAPVWRESLAVLRQDGGRWRWLALHEVPVA encoded by the coding sequence ATGGAACACACGGCTGAACATGAAATCCACGTGCTGCACGACAAACTGCAGGCCTGGTTCCGCGCCGAGGTGGAGGCCGATGCGCTGGAAGATCTGATGGCGCACTTCTGCGCGGATTTCAGCATGGTCGGCGTTGCCGGGCGCCGGCTTGACCGGCTGGCGGTGCAGGCGTTGTTCGTGGGCGGCCACGGCGCCCGTCCTGGCCTGTGCATTGCCATCGAGGCCGTGCAGGTGGTGGAAGCATCGGCGCCGCTGGCGGTGCTGCGCTATCGCGAAGGGCATGCGCTCGCCACCACCGCGCCGGTGTGGCGCGAGTCGCTGGCGGTGCTGCGGCAGGACGGCGGCCGCTGGCGCTGGCTGGCCCTACACGAGGTGCCGGTGGCCTGA
- the lldR gene encoding transcriptional regulator LldR, producing the protein MSTQRLSDRVAVQLRGLVDEQQLQPGERLPAERVLAVQLGVSRTVLREAIAQLASQGLLAARVGGGTYVAGPALRAQQALHEPLAAYLPVFQGDPEYRFDVLEIRHALEGATAWHAALRATDEDRARIAQAFQTMMDAHGKDDPAGEAQADAAFHLSIAEAAHNLVLLQVMRGLFGLLQTNISQSREKLFTSASTFAPLSEQHRAMMEAVLAGDPERARAAAHAHLAFVHTALRTLDDNAARRARASRLPSSPD; encoded by the coding sequence ATGAGTACACAACGACTGTCCGACCGGGTGGCTGTGCAGCTGCGCGGGCTGGTGGACGAACAGCAACTGCAGCCGGGCGAGCGCCTGCCGGCCGAACGGGTGCTGGCGGTGCAGCTGGGGGTGTCGCGCACGGTGCTGCGCGAGGCCATCGCACAGCTGGCCAGCCAGGGCCTGCTGGCCGCGCGCGTGGGCGGTGGGACTTACGTGGCGGGGCCGGCCCTGCGTGCGCAGCAGGCATTGCACGAACCGCTGGCGGCGTACCTGCCGGTCTTCCAGGGCGACCCGGAGTACCGTTTCGACGTGCTTGAAATCCGCCATGCGCTGGAAGGCGCCACGGCCTGGCATGCGGCGCTGCGCGCCACCGACGAGGACCGTGCCCGCATCGCACAGGCCTTCCAGACCATGATGGACGCGCATGGCAAGGACGACCCGGCGGGAGAAGCGCAGGCCGATGCGGCCTTCCACCTGTCCATTGCCGAAGCGGCGCACAACCTGGTGCTGCTGCAGGTCATGCGTGGCCTGTTCGGGCTGCTGCAGACCAACATCTCGCAGAGCCGCGAAAAGCTGTTCACCTCGGCCAGCACCTTCGCGCCGCTGTCCGAGCAGCACCGCGCGATGATGGAAGCGGTGCTGGCCGGTGACCCTGAGCGCGCCCGTGCGGCGGCCCATGCGCACCTGGCGTTCGTACATACCGCGTTGCGTACGCTCGACGACAACGCGGCCCGGCGCGCCCGCGCTTCACGCCTGCCGTCCTCCCCCGACTGA
- a CDS encoding SDR family NAD(P)-dependent oxidoreductase: MIDYQLNGKVAIVTGGVSGIGLAVAQALAASGAALSVWDLKQDAVDATVAALGGKAIGIALDVTDEAAVAAAVRRTVEELGGVDIAVNNAGIGGPAEKSGDYPVEGWKRVIDVNLTSVFLCQRAQIQAMRAAGKGGSIINMASILGQVGYAGSVAYVAAKHGVVGLTQTAAWEHAGDNIRINAVGPGFINTPLLEKMDAKVRATLEGKHALKRLGTADEVAALVAWLASDAASFATGTYYAIDGGYLAQ; the protein is encoded by the coding sequence ATGATCGATTACCAGCTCAACGGCAAGGTCGCCATCGTGACCGGCGGTGTATCCGGCATCGGCCTGGCCGTGGCGCAGGCCTTGGCAGCGTCCGGTGCGGCCCTGTCGGTATGGGACCTGAAGCAGGACGCGGTCGATGCCACGGTGGCCGCATTGGGCGGCAAGGCCATCGGCATCGCGCTGGACGTGACCGATGAGGCGGCGGTGGCGGCGGCCGTGAGGCGCACCGTGGAGGAACTGGGGGGCGTCGATATCGCCGTCAACAATGCGGGCATCGGCGGCCCGGCGGAGAAGAGCGGCGATTACCCCGTCGAGGGCTGGAAGCGGGTGATCGACGTGAACCTGACCAGCGTATTCCTGTGCCAGCGCGCGCAGATCCAGGCCATGCGCGCCGCCGGCAAGGGCGGCAGCATCATCAACATGGCCTCCATCCTCGGCCAGGTGGGCTATGCCGGCTCGGTGGCCTACGTGGCGGCCAAGCACGGCGTGGTCGGCCTGACCCAGACCGCGGCATGGGAACATGCCGGCGACAACATCCGCATCAATGCAGTGGGGCCGGGCTTCATCAACACGCCGCTGCTGGAAAAGATGGACGCCAAGGTGCGCGCCACGCTGGAAGGCAAGCACGCGCTCAAGCGCCTGGGCACCGCCGATGAAGTGGCTGCGCTGGTGGCCTGGCTGGCCAGTGATGCCGCGTCCTTCGCCACTGGTACGTACTACGCCATCGATGGTGGCTACCTGGCGCAATGA
- a CDS encoding AraC family transcriptional regulator: MSRYFTFADYRRFGLRHGYDYRADPRDLRDDQWVGRGELHEQILRGGLSLVATDVHNRIGYTATAEERPGLSIRMMLDGQVDVHAPRRPHFTLRAGTAMTSHHREPVAMRGVHPASMRLRGVSLMVPADLDPAIHGCPELQQALRDEQARCRHWAIPHTLLPSLSQLFDSPWQGNLDALWREGLALQILSIGLQADDLDTRVRCLRAGQQARLDRVRDYLQAAPGHDHSLAELAGIACMSASALRRLFVQQYGCSVFDYLHEQRMHHAERGLREDGWSVEQAAAACGYRHPSNFAAAFRKRFGLVPSRWRTGPSKVG, translated from the coding sequence ATGTCCCGATATTTCACCTTTGCCGATTACCGCCGTTTCGGCCTGCGCCACGGCTATGACTACCGTGCCGATCCGCGCGACCTGCGCGATGACCAGTGGGTTGGCCGCGGCGAACTGCATGAACAGATCCTGCGCGGCGGCCTGAGCCTGGTGGCCACCGATGTGCACAACCGCATCGGTTATACCGCCACGGCCGAGGAGCGCCCCGGCCTGTCGATCCGCATGATGCTCGATGGCCAGGTGGACGTGCACGCGCCGCGCCGCCCGCACTTCACCCTGCGCGCCGGCACCGCCATGACGTCCCACCACCGCGAGCCGGTGGCCATGCGCGGCGTGCACCCGGCCAGCATGCGCCTGCGCGGAGTGAGCCTGATGGTACCGGCCGACCTGGATCCGGCCATCCATGGCTGCCCGGAACTGCAGCAGGCCCTGCGGGACGAGCAGGCCCGCTGCCGGCACTGGGCCATTCCGCACACGCTGCTGCCCAGCCTGTCACAACTGTTCGACAGCCCCTGGCAGGGCAACCTGGATGCCTTGTGGCGCGAAGGGCTGGCGCTGCAGATCCTGTCGATCGGCCTGCAGGCCGACGACCTGGACACCCGCGTGCGTTGCCTGCGCGCCGGCCAGCAGGCCCGGCTGGACCGCGTGCGCGATTACCTGCAGGCCGCGCCCGGCCATGACCACAGCCTGGCCGAACTGGCCGGCATCGCCTGCATGAGTGCCAGTGCGTTGCGCCGGCTGTTCGTGCAGCAGTATGGCTGTTCGGTGTTCGACTACCTGCACGAACAGCGCATGCACCATGCCGAGCGCGGCCTGCGCGAAGACGGCTGGAGCGTGGAGCAGGCCGCGGCGGCCTGTGGCTACCGCCACCCGAGCAATTTCGCCGCCGCGTTCCGCAAGCGTTTCGGGCTGGTGCCCAGCCGCTGGCGGACCGGGCCATCGAAGGTCGGGTGA
- the dld gene encoding D-lactate dehydrogenase, which translates to MSEHAVVLAQLRAAVGQRHVLTGDKATRRFRKGYRFGDGPVLAVVRPGTLLALWQVLQAAVQGGAAIILQAANTGLTGGSTPDGDDYGRPVVLVSTLRLAGIQLLDGGRQVVCLPGATLDRLEQTLAPLGREPHSVIGSSCIGASVLGGVCNNSGGALVRRGPAYTELALFAQVDAQGQLQLVNHLGIALGHTPEQILQRLQAGDYTAADVGDGGGRAASDAHYGAQVRQVDAATPARFNADASRHFEAAGSAGKLAVFAVRLDTFEKEPAEVFYIGSNQTATLTAIRRQLLTGFERLPISGEYIHRDAYDIGERYGKDTFLLIDRLGTARVPAAFAFKSRIDGWCERLGLRGVTDRVMQALVGLLPPHLPVRMGEYRQRYEHHLLLKVSAQDAAETEAWLHRCFADHEGGFFRCTAEEGRKAFLHRFAVAGAAVRYREVHRDQVQDIVALDIALRRDDADWFETLPADIDGRLLHKLYYGHFLCHVFHQDYIARKGEDPMAIEHAMWALLDGRGAEYPAEHNVGHLYPAKPALAGFYRQLDPSNTFNPGIGQTSKARDWGGCDCT; encoded by the coding sequence ATGAGCGAGCACGCGGTGGTGCTGGCCCAGCTGCGCGCGGCCGTCGGCCAGCGCCACGTGCTGACCGGTGACAAGGCGACCCGGCGCTTCCGCAAGGGCTACCGCTTCGGTGATGGCCCGGTGCTGGCGGTGGTCCGCCCCGGCACGCTGCTGGCGTTGTGGCAGGTGCTGCAGGCCGCCGTGCAGGGTGGGGCGGCCATCATCCTGCAGGCGGCCAATACCGGCCTGACCGGTGGCTCCACGCCCGATGGCGATGACTACGGCCGTCCGGTCGTGCTGGTCAGCACGTTGCGGCTGGCCGGCATCCAGCTGCTCGACGGCGGCCGCCAGGTGGTCTGCCTGCCCGGCGCCACCCTGGACCGCCTGGAGCAGACGCTGGCACCGCTCGGCCGCGAACCGCATTCGGTGATCGGCTCATCCTGCATCGGCGCCTCGGTGCTGGGCGGGGTCTGCAACAATTCCGGCGGGGCGCTGGTGCGCCGTGGTCCGGCCTATACCGAACTGGCGCTGTTCGCGCAGGTGGATGCGCAGGGCCAGCTGCAGCTGGTCAACCACCTGGGCATCGCGCTGGGGCACACCCCCGAGCAGATCCTGCAACGACTGCAGGCGGGTGACTACACCGCTGCCGACGTCGGCGATGGCGGTGGCCGCGCTGCCTCCGATGCCCATTACGGCGCGCAGGTGCGCCAGGTGGATGCGGCCACGCCCGCGCGCTTCAATGCCGATGCCAGCCGCCATTTCGAAGCGGCCGGTTCCGCCGGCAAGCTGGCGGTGTTCGCGGTGCGCCTGGATACCTTCGAGAAAGAGCCGGCCGAGGTCTTCTACATCGGCAGCAACCAGACAGCCACCCTGACCGCGATCCGTCGCCAGCTGCTGACCGGTTTCGAACGCCTGCCCATTTCCGGGGAGTACATCCACCGCGATGCGTATGACATCGGCGAGCGCTACGGCAAGGACACCTTCCTGCTGATCGACCGCCTGGGTACCGCGCGGGTGCCGGCGGCGTTCGCGTTCAAGAGCCGCATCGACGGCTGGTGTGAACGGCTCGGCCTGCGCGGAGTGACCGACCGGGTGATGCAGGCGTTGGTGGGCCTGCTGCCGCCGCACCTTCCAGTGCGGATGGGCGAGTACCGGCAGCGTTATGAACACCACCTGCTTTTGAAGGTATCGGCGCAGGACGCTGCGGAAACCGAAGCCTGGCTGCACCGCTGTTTCGCCGACCACGAAGGTGGCTTCTTCCGCTGCACCGCCGAGGAAGGGCGCAAGGCCTTCCTGCACCGGTTCGCGGTGGCCGGTGCCGCCGTGCGCTACCGCGAAGTGCACCGCGACCAGGTGCAGGACATCGTGGCCCTGGACATCGCCCTGCGCCGGGATGATGCCGACTGGTTCGAGACCCTGCCGGCCGACATCGATGGTCGCCTGCTGCACAAGCTGTACTACGGGCATTTCCTCTGCCATGTGTTCCACCAGGATTACATCGCCCGCAAGGGCGAGGATCCCATGGCGATTGAACATGCCATGTGGGCCCTGCTGGACGGGCGTGGCGCGGAGTATCCGGCCGAACACAATGTCGGCCACCTGTACCCGGCCAAGCCGGCGCTGGCAGGCTTCTACCGGCAACTGGACCCGAGCAACACCTTCAACCCCGGCATCGGGCAGACCTCGAAAGCCCGGGACTGGGGCGGCTGCGACTGCACCTGA